One region of Culex pipiens pallens isolate TS chromosome 2, TS_CPP_V2, whole genome shotgun sequence genomic DNA includes:
- the LOC120413618 gene encoding uncharacterized protein LOC120413618, which yields MASNTGGIKPMTIAGRMVRERERLLGMSPEERAWRAQWLKDQQLAHNEPRYVPEYWKERLNPIRRVYRAPLDMVQKGLTPVLGLEWAHAIRFWTGKVALGAFAILATTYYFKYNQNDWTRKGGWRVIHSRKAVFPGDPGYPKFDKRTEPAEYAARGFRQSPI from the exons ATGGCCTCCAACACGGGCGGCATCAAGCCGATGACCATCGCGGGCCGCATGGTCCGCGAGCGGGAacgtctgctcgggatgagCCCGGAGGAACGCGCGTGGCGGGCGCAGTGGCTCAAGGATCAGCAGCTGGCCCACAACGAGCCCCGTTACGTGCCCGAGTACTGGAAGGAGCGGCTGAACCCGATCCGCCGGGTGTACCGCGCACCGCTCGACATGGTCCAGAAGGGGCTGACGCCGGTTCTG GGACTCGAATGGGCTCACGCGATTCGATTCTGGACCGGCAAGGTTGCCCTCGGCGCATTCGCCATCCTGGCCACGACGTACTACTTCAAGTACAACCAGAAT GACTGGACGCGAAAGGGCGGCTGGCGAGTGATCCACTCCCGGAAGGCGGTCTTCCCCGGTGATCCAGGCTATCCCAAATTCGACAAGCGCACCGAGCCGGCTGAATACGCGGCGCGTGGCTTCAGACAGTCACCGATTTAA